A region from the Lutra lutra chromosome 1, mLutLut1.2, whole genome shotgun sequence genome encodes:
- the LOC125087888 gene encoding uncharacterized protein LOC125087888, which translates to MVRIGQGGLAVLYVLYGVRFHALEGRTGVVSHVASFDAELRLWESRVSEVLERGIGKARRIAGILHREPVPVTVVGKSSRAEDGARSRRKGGSSSWQPEGLFLDEGIESLKKCVEGYIARIEKEGQWYQALKAHVEEKLQLASEEIAQVRSKAQAESLAFQASLRKEQMRIHLLEKTVEQKTKENEELTRICDDLISKMEKI; encoded by the exons ATGGTAAGAATAGGGCAGGGTGGGCTCGCAGTGCTTTATGTTCTCTATGGTGTTCGGTTCCACGCCCTCGAGGGCAGGACAGGGGTGGTTTCCCACGTGGCCAGTTTCGATGCTGAGCTCAGGCTCTGGGAGTCCCGTGTGAGCGAGGTCCTAGAGCGAGGGATCGGGAAAGCCCGCCGGATTGCGGGGATTCTCCACAGGGAGCCCGTGCCT GTCACAGTAGTGGGGAAGTCATCAAGGGCAGAAGATGGTGCCAGATCTAGAAGGAAAGGAGGTTCATCCTCTTGGCAACCTGAGGGCCTATTTCTGGATGAAGGGATAGAGTCGCTGAAGAAGTGTGTGGAGGGTTACATTGCGAGAATAGAGAAGGAGGGCCAGTGGTACCAGGCCCTGAAGGCCCATGTGGAGGAGAAGCTACAACTAGCCAGCGAGGAGATTGCCCAGGTGCGCAGCAAGGCCCAAGCGGAATCCTTGGCCTTCCAGGCCAGCCTGAGGAAGGAGCAGATGCGCATCCACTTGCTGGAGAAGACAGTGGAGCAAAAGACTAAGGAAAACGAGGAACTGACCCGGATCTGTGATGACCTCATCTCCAAGATGGAGAAGATCTGA